The proteins below come from a single Juglans regia cultivar Chandler chromosome 12, Walnut 2.0, whole genome shotgun sequence genomic window:
- the LOC109001476 gene encoding mediator of RNA polymerase II transcription subunit 12-like isoform X1 yields MQRYHAASCTNAVSNSALGGPLTRDTARADSSPLSANFALNSRQLSQQTPYKLKCDKEPLNSRIGPPDFHPQTTTCPEETLTRDYVQSGYRETIEGIEEAREISLTQVQAFSKPVIVKCKEAIRKRLRAINESRAQKRKAGQVYDVPLSGSQLTKPGIFPEQRACGEDSRKKWIEGLSQPHKQLRFLADHVPHGFRRKSLFEILIRNNVSLLRATWFIKVTYLNQVRPGSASISSGAPDKTQLSRTELWTKDVIDYMQYLLDDFFSRNNSHSTYSRDQSPQVPYAGSLQHRSDPASAALDGEEPSLHFKWWYMTRLLQWHNAEGLLLPSLIIDWVLNQLQEKDLLEILQFLLPIIYGVLETVVLSQTYVHGLFGVAIRFIRDPSPGGSDLVDNSRKAYTISALVEMLRYLIEAVPDTFVALDCFPLQPYVVSYAVSDGNFISKVSGDAEKLKNGCTEVPSMHKSNAIDAQYQSLAFNNVVSSIQNCAETLAKASSPGYLGHNLAKAVQSLDKSLVHGDVREASKLLFEDHWDGAIAKSWVAEVSQCLRSSLKWIGTVNLSFICSIFFLCEWATCDYRDFRTVAPTNIKFSGRKDFCQVYIAVRILKLKIKDLQRSSRGKSGSTLGVSGIGGGSSQQNSARTSVGNVFEINDDFKSMGGSSVNSDIFDSPGSLHDIIVCWIDQHEVCNGEGCKRLQLLIVELIRAGIFLPQAYVRQLIVSGIMDMNGPQVDLDRRKRHYRILKQLPGLFMCDALEETGITEGPHLLDAMHIYSNERRLALRGLFFDQQKNSKTANISAQKLIQGKDGASPALVEQRKAALSSSNVLPAKNIKNEFDIEELKVAISVLLQFPNSSSSSMDTGLDESQESAKRAFGSLGNKMDLMEGTPGCEECQRAKRQKLHEERSSCFQVHSPLPSDDEDTWWARKGPKSLESFKVDAPLKSIKQVPKSRQKTVRKTQSLAQLTVAARIEGGEGASTSHSCDNRVSCPHHKSVMEDETPKSIGGIRTNPCGDIVAIGKTLKKLRFGEKRTIIVWLMTVVRKLVEETENTLVKACQFARPFTPVDDRSSIGWKLGEDELSAILYFMDLTNDLVSAAKFLLWLFPKVLSSPKSTIHSGRNALMPPRNVDNKVCEVEEAFLLSSLRRYENILVATDLIPQTLSATMHSAAAVMASYGRVSGSAALVYAQYLLKKYGNVGSVIEWEKNFKVACDKKLLSELEAGRSADGELGFTLGVPAGVEDLDEFFRQKIGGGGRLSRVSTNMRDIVQRHIEDTFHYFLGKDRKLFTASPPKSPDIDKWDNGYQVAQQIVTGIMDCLRQTGGAAQEGDPSLVSSAVSAIIGNVGPTIAKIPDLSGINNTKSSSATGSLNFARHILRIHITSLCLLKEALGERQSRAFEIALATEASSVLAVVLSPGKASRTQFQLSPEAHDSNTNMSNEFLNSSTKLRGRATKIAAAVSGLVIGLVIHGVTSLERMVTVLRLKEGLDVIQFVRNTRSSANGNARSIGAPKVDNSVEVKVHWFRLLVGNCKTICDGLIVELLGEPCMVALSRMQRMLPLSLVFAPAYSIFAFLMWRPFILNTNLANREDINQLYQSLTVAIVDAIKHLPFRDVCLRDSCGFYDLVAADAIDAEFAAMLDLNGSDIHLKSMAFVPLRARLFLNTIIDCKMPQSLFVPEDGNRSSGHGESEVQYSDKETKLLDKLVHALDTLQPAKLHWQWVELRLLLNEQSLLEKLDSHNMSLVDALRSSSPSGKAAASENENYFITIILTRLLVRPDAASLFSEVVHLFGQSLEDSMLLQAKWFLGGPDVLFGRKTIRQRLISIAENEGFSSKAQFWKPWGWCNSGSDSKRGGKKFEVTSLEEGEVVEEGTDSKKYGSTQTLDMEGSNVHQQQVTEKALIELLIPCIDRSTDESRNTFASDLIKQFNTIDQQINAVICGASKQAGTIPSGIEGPVNKRNNRKVMRGGSPGLARRPTGTSDSAPPSPAALRASMSLRLQLLLRFLPIICADGEPSGRNMRQILAPIILRLLGNRVVYEDADLSFYQTQSYASKMEVESPAEASSVALAGFSGDSLFDRLLLVLHGLLSSCQPSWLRSKPDSKSSSEFTKESSGFDCEVAEALQNDLYRMQLPDTIRLRIQTAMPILLPSVRCSVSCQPPSVPFAGTALLQSSISLPGAHSCPPQRNMGLLARTATNISGKFKPSLLQLDHDMEIDPWTLLEDGAVCGPSSSNTAVIGSGDHGNLRASSWLKGAVRVRRTDLTYTGAMDDDS; encoded by the exons ATGCAAAGGTATCATGCTGCCAGCTGCACTAATGCAGTTAGTAACAGTGCATTAGGTGGGCCCTTAACTAGGGATACTGCCCGTGCTGATTCTTCTCCATTGTCAGCTAACTTTGCCCTAAATTCTCG GCAGCTATCTCAACAAACTCCGTACAAGTTGAAGTGTGATAAAGAACCTCTAAATTCCCG AATTGGGCCACCTGACTTTCACCCCCAAACTACAACTTGTCCTGAGGAGACTCTCACCAGAGACTATGTACAATCTGGTTACAGGGAGACCATTGAAGGAATTGAG GAAGCTAGAGAGATCTCATTGACTCAGGTTCAAGCTTTTTCTAAGCCTGTGATTGTCAAGTGCAAAGAG GCTATCAGAAAACGTCTCAGGGCCATCAATGAATCTCGTGCTCAAAAGCGGAAG GCTGGTCAGGTTTATGATGTGCCTCTTTCTGGTTCACAGTTAACTAAACCTGGCATCTTTCCTGAACAAAGAGCATGCGGTGAAGACTCTCGGAAGAAATGGATTGAG GGCCTGTCACAACCACACAAACAACTACGTTTTTTGGCCGATCATGTTCCTCATGGATTTAGGAGGAAATCTCTCTTTGAAATTCTAATTAGGAATAATGTTTCATTACTGAGAGCAACTTGGTTTATCAAAGTCACTTATCTTAATCAG GTCAGGCCTGGTTCTGCAAGTATCTCTTCGGGAGCTCCTGACAAAACTCAGCTATCCCGCACTGAGCTCTGGACAAAAGATGTTATTGATTATATGCAATATCTCCTTGAtgattttttctcaagaaatAATTCTCATTCTACTTATAGCAGAGATCAATCGCCACAAGTGCCTTATGCTGGGTCGTTACAGCACAGGAGTGATCCAGCATCAGCAGCCCTTGATGGTGAGGAACCTTCCCTGCATTTTAAATGGTGGTACATGACACGTTTATTGCAATGGCACAATGCAGAAGGGCtacttcttccttctcttataATTGATTGGGTTCTGAATCAGCTAcag gAAAAAGATTTGCTTGAGATTTTGCAGTTTCTGTTGCCGATTATATATGGCGTTTTAGAAACTGTTGTTCTATCTCAAACGTATGTACATGGTCTTTTTGGAGTAGCTATCCGTTTCATTCGCGATCCTTCTCCTGGTGGATCAGATCTAGTTGACAATTCTCGAAAGGCATATACAATCTCTGCGCTGGTGGAGATGCTTCGGTATCTTATAGAGGCTGTACCTGATACATTTGTTGCATTGGACTGCTTTCCCTTACAGCCCTATGTGGTATCTTATGCTGTAAGTGATGGGAATTTTATATCGAAGGTATCTGGGGATgcagaaaagttgaaaaatggtTGCACAGAAGTTCCTTCCATGCACAAAAGTAATGCTATTGATGCTCAATATCAATCCTTGGCCTTCAATAATGTTGTTTCTTCTATTCAGAATTGTGCAGAAACTCTTGCAAAAGCTTCAAGTCCTGGCTATCTGGGTCATAATCTGGCTAAAGCTGTTCAGTCCTTAGATAAATCTCTTGTACATGGAGATGTCAGAGAGGCTTCTAAATTGCTATTCGAAGATCACTGGGATGGTGCTATTGCTAAAAGTTGGGTTGCAGAAGTAAGCCAATGCTTAAGGTCATCATTGAAATGGATTGGGACTGTGAATTTGTCCTTTATTTGTtctatcttttttctttgtgaGTGGGCAACATGTGATTACAGGGATTTTCGGACTGTTGCACCTACTAACATTAAGTTCTCAGGCAGAAAAGATTTTTGTCAGGTATATATTGCAGTGCGAATTTTAAAGCTAAAGATAAAAGATTTGCAAAGGTCATCTAGAGGCAAGAGTGGAAGCACCCTTGGTGTTAGTGGCATTGGAGGAGGTTCCTCTCAGCAGAACTCTGCCAGGACATCTGTTGGAAATGTATTTGaaattaatgatgattttaaaaGTATGGGTGGAAGCAGTGTAAATTCAGATATATTTGACAGCCCTGGTTCCTTGCATGATATCATAGTCTGTTGGATTGATCAGCATGAAGTATGCAATGGAGAAGGTTGCAAGCGCCTTCAGCTACTCATAGTGGAACTGATACGTGCTGGCATATTTTTACCCCAAGCATATGTGCGGCAGCTGATAGTAAGTGGAATAATGGATATGAATGGGCCACAGGTTGACCTCGACAGACGGAAGAGACATTACCGAATCTTGAAGCAGTTGCCTGGGCTATTTATGTGTGATGCTTTGGAAGAAACAGGGATTACTGAAGGGCCACATCTTTTGGATGCCATGCATATTTACTCAAATGAACGTCGCCTTGCACTCCGTGGATTATTTTTTGATCAGCAGAAGAACTCAAAAACTGCAAATATATCTGCTCAGAAGCTGATCCAGGGAAAGGATGGTGCTTCCCCAGCTTTGGTTGAACAGAGGAAAGCTGCTCTGTCATCATCCAATGTATTACCtgctaaaaatattaaaaatgagtttGACATTGAGGAGCTGAAGGTGGCCATCTCAGTCCTGTTGCAATTCCCAAACAGTTCATCTTCATCCATGGATACAGGACTTGATGAATCTCAAGAGAGTGCCAAGAGGGCTTTTGGGTCACTTGGCAACAAGATGGATCTGATGGAAGGTACACCCGGATGTGAAGAATGTCAAAGGGCAAAGAGACAAAAATTACATGAGGAAAGGAGCTCATGTTTTCAAGTTCATTCACCTCTTCCTTCAGATGATGAAGATACATGGTGGGCGAGGAAGGGGCCTAAATCTTTGGAGTCTTTCAAAGTTGATGCTCCACTTAAGTCAATCAAGCAAGTCCCCAAAAGTCGGCAGAAGACTGTGCGCAAGACTCAAAGTCTTGCTCAATTAACAGTGGCTGCTAGGATTGAGGGTGGTGAGGGAGCATCAACAAGTCACTCATGTGATAATAGGGTAAGCTGCCCTCACCATAAATCTGTAATGGAAGACGAGACTCCTAAGTCAATTGGTGGAATTAGAACAAACCCTTGTGGAGACATTGTGGCTATTGGAAAAACTTTAAAGAAGCTGCGTTTTGGAGAGAAGAGGACCATTATAGTTTGGTTAATGACTGTTGTTAGGAAGCTTGTTGAAGAGACTGAAAATACTCTGGTCAAGGCTTGTCAGTTTGCTAGGCCTTTCACCCCTGTTGATGATAGGAGCTCTATAGGGTGGAAGCTTGGTGAGGATGAACTATCTGCCATACTGTATTTTATGGATCTTACGAATGATTTAGTTTCAGCAGCCAAATTTCTCCTTTGGTTGTTTCCAAAGGTACTTAGTAGCCCCAAATCTACAATCCATTCTGGTAGGAATGCTTTGATGCCGCCGAGGAATGTGGACAACAAAGTTTGTGAAGTAGAGGAGGCATTTCTTTTGTCGTCCCTCCGAAG GTATGAGAACATACTCGTTGCAACAGATCTTATTCCTCAAACCTTGTCGGCCACAATGCATAGTGCTGCAGCAGTTATGGCCTCATATGGAAGAGTTTCAGGTTCAGCAGCCCTAGTATATGCTCAATATCTGTTGAAAAAATATGGCAATGTGGGTAGTGTCATAGAATGGGAGAAGAATTTCAAGGTGGCATGTGATAAGAAACTTCTTTCCGAACTTGAAGCTGGACGGTCAGCGGATGGAGAGTTGGGGTTTACACTTGGGGTTCCTGCAGGAGTTGAAGATCTTGATGAGTTTTTCCGTCAAAAGATAGGTGGTGGTGGTCGGTTATCAAGAGTCAGTACTAACATGAGAGATATAGTGCAACGCCATATCGAGGATACCTTTCACTACTTCCTTGGTAAAGATAGAAAGCTTTTTACTGCTAGTCCACCAAAAAGTCCTGACATTGACAAGTGGGACAACGGGTATCAGGTGGCTCAACAAATAGTTACGGGAATAATGGACTGTTTAAGGCAGACTGGTGGTGCTGCTCAAGAAGGGGATCCATCTTTGGTGTCTTCTGCTGTTTCTGCCATTATTGGCAATGTTGGACCAACTATAGCGAAAATTCCTGATCTTTCAGgcattaataatacaaaatcTTCATCTGCTACAGGGTCGTTGAATTTTGCTAGGCACATTTTGCGCATCCATATAACAAGCCTATGCCTGCTTAAGGAAGCTCTTGGAGAGCGTCAAAGCCGTGCATTTGAGATAGCTCTTGCAACAGAAGCTTCTTCAGTTCTTGCTGTAGTTCTTTCACCTGGAAAGGCATCTCGCACACAGTTTCAATTGTCTCCGGAAGCTCATGATTCTAATACAAACATGTCTAATGAATTTTTGAACAGTTCTACAAAACTACGTGGAAGAGCAACAAAAATCGCAGCTGCTGTTTCTGGACTTGTGATTGGGCTGGTTATTCATGGGGTTACTAGCCTGGAGAGAATGGTGACTGTCCTCCGCTTAAAGGAAGGATTGGATGTAATTCAATTTGTGAGGAATACAAGATCCAGTGCAAATGGTAATGCCCGTTCAATTGGGGCTCCAAAGGTGGATAACTCGGTTGAAGTTAAAGTGCATTGGTTTAGGCTGCTTGTTGGAAACTGTAAAACTATTTGTGATGGATTGATTGTAGAACTCTTGGGTGAACCGTGCATGGTGGCTCTTTCACGGATGCAGCGAATGCTTCCTCTTAGCTTAGTCTTTGCACCTGCCTATTCAATATTTGCTTTTCTCATGTGGCGGCCATTCATTCTGAACACAAACCTTGCAAACCGTGAAGACATCAACCAATTATATCAATCCTTAACAGTGGCCATAGTTGATGCTATAAAACACTTGCCTTTTCGAGATGTATGTTTGAGGGATAGTTGCGGTTTCTATGATCTTGTTGCTGCAGATGCCATTGATGCTGAATTTGCAGCCATGCTAGATTTAAATGGTTCAGATATCCATTTAAAATCCATGGCCTTTGTTCCTCTCCGTGCTAGGCTCTTCCTAAATACCATCATTGACTGTAAAATGCCACAGTCACTATTTGTACCAGAGGATGGGAATCGGAGTTCTGGACATGGTGAATCTGAAGTTCAATATTCAGATAAAGAAACAAAGCTTCTGGACAAGCTTGTGCACGCCTTGGATACCCTGCAACCTGCAAAATTACATTGGCAGTGGGTGGAGCTCAGGCTTCTTTTGAATGAACAATCACTCCTTGAAAAACTTGACAGCCATAATATGTCCTTAGTGGATGCTTTACGGTCATCCTCGCCTTCTGGAAAAGCTGCTGCTTCTGAGAATGAGAACTATTTTATTACCATTATCCTCACAAGATTGCTGGTCCGACCTGATGCAGCATCTCTTTTTTCAGAGGTGGTTCATCTTTTTGGACAGTCATTGGAAGATTCAATGTTGCTGCAGGCTAAATGGTTCCTAGGAGGACCAGATGTTCTTTTTGGTCGGAAAACGATCAGACAAAGGCTTATTAGTATTGCTGAGAATGAAGGTTTTTCATCAAAGGCCCAGTTTTGGAAGCCTTGGGGCTGGTGTAATTCTGGTTCTGATTCCAAGAGGGGAGGCAAGAAGTTTGAAGTCACCTCTCTTGAAGAAGGAGAGGTTGTTGAAGAGGGAACAGACTCAAAAAAGTATGGGTCTACCCAAACATTGGACATGGAAGGTTCCAATGTCCACCAGCAGCAAGTTACTGAGAAGGCTCTCATTGAATTACTTATTCCTTGCATAGATCGAAGCACTGATGAATCACGGAATACCTTTGCAAGTGATCTAATCAAGCAGTTTAATACTATTGACCAACAAATAAATGCAGTTATTTGTGGGGCAAGTAAGCAGGCAGGGACAATACCTTCTGGAATTGAAGGACCggtaaacaaaagaaataatcgCAAAGTTATGAGAGGTGGCAGTCCTGGATTAGCTAGACGTCCTACAGGCACATCGGATTCTGCTCCTCCCTCCCCTGCAGCTTTGCGAGCTTCTATGTCGTTGCGCTTACAGTTACTCCTCAGATTTCTTCCCATCATTTGTGCAGATGG GGAACCATCTGGGCGGAATATGAGGCAAATACTTGCCCCCATAATACTTCGTCTCCTCGGAAATCGAGTTGTGTATGAAGATGCAGACCtttcattttatcaaacacagaGTTATGCATCCAAGATGGAGGTGGAGTCCCCTGCAGAAGCTTCTTCAGTGGCCTTGGCAGGTTTTTCTGGCGATAGTCTCTTTGATCGGTTACTGTTGGTTTTGCATGGGTTGTTGAGTAGTTGCCAGCCTAGTTGGCTGAGGTCAAAGCCTGACTCCAAGTCAAGCAGTGAATTTACCAAAGAATCTTCTGGATTTGATTGTGAGGTAGCAGAGGCTCTGCAG AATGACTTGTATCGGATGCAACTGCCTGACACAATTCGGTTGCGAATTCAAACTGCAATGCCAATTCTTCTTCCTTCTGTTCGTTGCTCTGTCTCTTGCCAGCCACCATCTGTTCCTTTTGCTGGCACTGCTTTGCTTCAATCCAGCATCTCCTTACCTGGAGCTCATTCATGCCCTCCTCAGAGGAATATGGGTCTTTTGGCACGAACTGCAACCAACATTTCAGGGAAGTTCAAGCCTTCGCTCTTGCAGCTGGATCATGATATGGAAATTGACCCATGGACTCTCTTGGAAGATGGCGCAGTATGTGGGCCATCATCGAGTAACACTGCTGTGATAGGTAGTGGTGACCATGGTAATCTTCGAGCATCCAGCTGGCTCAAGGGGGCAGTGAGGGTGAGGCGGACAGACCTCACCTACACTGGTGCCATGGATGATGATAGCTGA